A region from the Streptosporangium sp. NBC_01756 genome encodes:
- a CDS encoding MFS transporter has protein sequence MALGAGGTAVLLAALDAYVVVTVLVDIARDVDVPVNHLERATPIITGFLLGYIAAMPLLGGLSDRYGRRPLIHLCLAGFAAGSVVTALAGTVPWLVAGRGLQGVAGGALLPITMAMAGDLWDEHDRPTALGAIGAAQELGSVLGPLYGAALTALVPATLSLGGVQLGGWRSIFWLNLPLIVLAAVAVQRSVPPPARAPGRAARVDLVGGLLLALALGLLVVGLYNPDPSRSILPAWGPATIAAGVVAALAFLWWERRSPTRLIDMAGVLRGPFFATLGVSSLTGAALLVTLVDVQLSAQTLLGLGTLDGALVLSRFLVALSVAALLGGVMARRYGERAVAVAGLALATVGYARIGQWPLGLAGAGHRMDVDLVVAGLGLGLVIAPVSSAVLRAVPAVQHGVASAAVVVARMMGMLLGVAGLSAWGFHRFQALTADLDTPLPFGVDPAVHARRLAEYGDRVRAALHTEYSEIFLITAALCAVGAAVALLLPRGSRRADAG, from the coding sequence GTGGCCCTCGGCGCCGGCGGCACAGCGGTGCTCCTGGCGGCCCTGGACGCCTACGTCGTGGTGACCGTCCTCGTCGACATCGCCAGGGACGTCGACGTCCCGGTGAACCACCTGGAGCGGGCCACCCCGATCATCACCGGTTTCCTGCTGGGCTACATCGCCGCCATGCCACTGCTCGGCGGACTCTCCGACCGGTACGGCAGGCGCCCGCTGATCCACCTCTGCCTGGCGGGCTTCGCGGCCGGCTCGGTCGTCACCGCGTTGGCCGGCACGGTTCCCTGGCTGGTCGCCGGGCGCGGTCTGCAGGGCGTCGCGGGCGGCGCGCTGCTGCCCATCACCATGGCCATGGCCGGGGACCTGTGGGACGAGCACGACCGCCCGACGGCCCTCGGCGCCATCGGCGCGGCCCAGGAGCTCGGCAGCGTGCTCGGCCCCCTGTACGGCGCGGCCCTCACCGCCCTGGTGCCCGCGACGCTGAGTCTGGGCGGCGTCCAGCTCGGCGGCTGGCGGTCGATCTTCTGGCTGAACCTCCCCCTCATCGTCCTGGCCGCCGTCGCCGTACAGCGGTCCGTGCCGCCACCGGCGCGTGCCCCGGGTCGCGCGGCCCGCGTCGACCTGGTCGGCGGCCTGCTGCTGGCCCTCGCCCTGGGCCTGCTCGTGGTCGGGCTCTACAACCCCGACCCGAGCAGGTCGATCCTCCCGGCGTGGGGCCCGGCCACGATCGCGGCCGGGGTGGTGGCCGCCCTCGCGTTCCTCTGGTGGGAGCGGCGGTCCCCGACCCGGCTGATCGACATGGCGGGGGTGCTGCGCGGCCCGTTCTTCGCCACCCTCGGGGTGAGCTCCCTGACCGGCGCGGCACTGCTGGTCACGCTCGTGGACGTGCAACTGTCCGCGCAGACCCTGCTGGGACTGGGGACGCTGGACGGGGCGCTGGTGCTGTCCCGTTTCCTCGTCGCCCTCTCGGTGGCCGCGCTGCTGGGCGGGGTCATGGCCCGCCGGTACGGCGAGCGGGCGGTGGCGGTGGCCGGGCTGGCGCTCGCCACGGTCGGCTACGCCCGGATCGGCCAGTGGCCCCTCGGCCTGGCCGGCGCCGGGCATCGCATGGACGTCGACCTCGTCGTCGCGGGCCTCGGCCTGGGACTGGTGATCGCCCCCGTCTCCTCCGCGGTGCTGAGGGCCGTTCCGGCCGTCCAGCACGGCGTGGCGTCCGCGGCCGTGGTGGTGGCCCGGATGATGGGCATGCTGCTCGGCGTCGCCGGACTGTCGGCCTGGGGTTTCCACCGGTTCCAGGCGCTCACCGCCGACCTGGACACACCACTGCCGTTCGGCGTGGACCCCGCCGTCCACGCCCGGCGGCTGGCCGAGTACGGTGACCGGGTCCGCGCCGCCCTGCACACCGAGTACAGCGAGATCTTCCTGATCACCGCCG
- a CDS encoding LppX_LprAFG lipoprotein codes for MPVRRILLAAVVAALSLITACGGGAADGQAALPGGAELVKKSAEAMRTATSAAFTMETEGTPPVPVKKATGRLNGTGDADGTIQIDLAGSLQEISFVVLGEVVHFKGVTGGFQKMSRSELAAIYDPSAILDPDRGVVQLMTNALDPRTEAEEKVDGTDAYRVAATLSQQVLAGLVPGIAQSVNSRLWIDKATSRLLKADLPLNGGKVIVSFHDYDVPVRVTAPAE; via the coding sequence ATGCCTGTTCGCCGGATCCTCCTCGCCGCGGTGGTCGCCGCGCTCTCCCTGATCACCGCGTGCGGCGGCGGTGCCGCCGACGGCCAGGCGGCACTGCCCGGCGGGGCCGAACTGGTCAAGAAGTCGGCCGAGGCGATGCGGACCGCCACATCGGCCGCCTTCACCATGGAGACCGAGGGCACGCCGCCGGTGCCGGTCAAGAAGGCCACCGGCCGCCTCAACGGGACCGGCGACGCCGACGGCACCATCCAGATCGACCTGGCGGGCAGCCTCCAGGAGATCAGCTTCGTCGTTCTCGGAGAGGTCGTCCACTTCAAGGGCGTGACCGGCGGATTCCAGAAGATGTCGCGGAGCGAGCTGGCCGCGATCTACGATCCCTCGGCCATCCTCGACCCCGACAGGGGCGTCGTCCAGCTCATGACCAACGCCCTGGACCCCAGGACCGAGGCCGAGGAGAAGGTGGACGGCACCGACGCCTACCGGGTCGCGGCCACCCTCTCCCAGCAGGTCCTCGCCGGTCTGGTGCCGGGGATCGCGCAGAGCGTGAACAGCAGGCTCTGGATCGACAAGGCCACCAGCCGCCTGCTCAAGGCCGACCTCCCGCTGAACGGCGGCAAGGTGATCGTCTCCTTCCACGACTACGACGTGCCGGTCCGGGTCACCGCGCCGGCGGAATGA
- a CDS encoding MarR family winged helix-turn-helix transcriptional regulator, which produces MNDEEPRWLTSIEQRTWRAHLAAHKLLEHRLDRELHPFGLSVNDYEILVNLSESPDHRMRMSDLADATIQSRSRLSHQISRMEAAGLVARENCPDDRRGTFAVLTEHGWATIQKVAPHHVSSVRQHFIDLLTDDQLHELEKAYTPVVSHLKSLR; this is translated from the coding sequence GTGAACGATGAGGAGCCGCGCTGGCTCACCTCGATCGAGCAGCGGACCTGGCGTGCCCACCTGGCCGCGCACAAGCTTCTGGAACACCGCCTCGACCGCGAGCTGCACCCCTTCGGGCTCTCCGTCAACGACTACGAGATCCTGGTCAACCTCTCGGAGAGCCCCGATCACCGCATGCGGATGAGCGATCTGGCGGACGCCACGATCCAGTCGCGCAGCCGCCTGTCCCACCAGATCTCCCGGATGGAGGCGGCGGGGCTGGTAGCCAGGGAGAACTGCCCGGACGACCGGCGCGGCACCTTCGCCGTGCTCACCGAGCACGGCTGGGCCACCATCCAGAAGGTCGCGCCGCACCACGTGTCCAGCGTCCGGCAGCACTTCATCGACCTGCTCACCGACGACCAGCTCCACGAGTTGGAGAAGGCCTACACCCCCGTGGTGAGCCACCTGAAAAGCCTGCGGTGA
- a CDS encoding malonic semialdehyde reductase — MTLALSSDAQNLLFRDARTANTFTDEPVGDDQVQAIYDLVKHAPTAMNQQPLRIVLVRSPEARERLVGLMSPGNQAKTAAAPLVAILAADLDFHEELPKVFPHATGVREMFAGDEAKRIQSARFNATLQVGYFILGVRAAGLAAGPMAGFDAAGVDKEFFDGAHTVLAVVNIGKPGENAWRDRLPRLAYDEVVTTV, encoded by the coding sequence ATGACTCTGGCTCTCTCCTCCGACGCCCAGAACCTCCTCTTCCGTGATGCCCGTACGGCCAACACCTTCACCGACGAGCCGGTCGGCGACGATCAGGTCCAGGCGATCTACGACCTGGTCAAGCACGCCCCCACCGCGATGAACCAGCAGCCGCTCCGGATCGTCCTGGTCCGCTCCCCCGAGGCCCGCGAACGCCTGGTCGGCCTCATGTCCCCGGGCAACCAGGCCAAGACCGCCGCGGCTCCGCTGGTCGCCATCCTCGCCGCCGACCTGGACTTCCACGAGGAACTCCCCAAAGTCTTCCCGCACGCCACCGGCGTCAGGGAGATGTTCGCCGGCGACGAGGCGAAGCGGATCCAGTCCGCCAGGTTCAACGCGACCCTGCAGGTCGGCTACTTCATCCTGGGTGTCCGGGCCGCGGGTCTGGCCGCCGGTCCGATGGCCGGCTTCGACGCCGCCGGCGTCGACAAGGAGTTCTTCGACGGCGCCCACACCGTGCTGGCGGTCGTCAACATCGGCAAGCCCGGCGAGAACGCCTGGCGCGACCGCCTGCCCCGGCTGGCTTACGACGAGGTCGTCACCACCGTCTGA
- a CDS encoding cation diffusion facilitator family transporter — protein sequence MVEETGEKSGSESVGTVIVAGLANLAIAVAKLVAGLISGSSAMLSEAMHSAADTVTEVLLFVAVRRADHPADSRHPFGHGMAGFFWALMAAFATLIGGAGFSITHGLHEISHGEELADLRISYVVLAVSFVIEGISFLKALSQVRGEARRLKVSPQRYVAKTSDTALKAVLFEDAAALVGLLIAAGGLLAYQLTGSSLWDGVASVVIGLLLLGVALNLIRTNVSLLIGQAAPVRMEQEIRAELLAQPEVDAVVELLTMMLGPSEVLVAARVDFADDTTGAALERAADQVERRLGERFPSISQVFLDPTPGRSAQGRRMVGDDADRDA from the coding sequence GTGGTGGAGGAAACAGGAGAAAAGTCCGGGTCGGAGAGCGTCGGCACGGTGATCGTAGCGGGGCTGGCCAACCTCGCGATCGCGGTGGCCAAGCTGGTCGCGGGTCTGATCAGCGGTTCGTCGGCGATGCTGTCCGAGGCGATGCACTCGGCCGCGGACACGGTCACCGAGGTCCTGCTGTTCGTCGCCGTGCGCCGCGCCGACCATCCCGCCGACTCCCGGCATCCCTTCGGACACGGCATGGCCGGGTTCTTCTGGGCGCTGATGGCCGCTTTCGCCACGCTCATCGGCGGAGCCGGATTCTCGATCACCCATGGCCTGCACGAGATCAGCCACGGTGAGGAGCTCGCAGATCTGAGGATCTCCTATGTGGTCCTCGCGGTCTCGTTCGTGATCGAGGGAATCTCGTTCCTCAAGGCGCTGTCGCAGGTGCGCGGGGAGGCCAGGCGGCTGAAGGTGAGCCCGCAGCGCTATGTCGCCAAGACCTCCGACACGGCGCTCAAGGCCGTGCTCTTCGAGGACGCCGCCGCCCTGGTGGGCCTGCTGATCGCCGCAGGCGGCCTGCTGGCCTACCAGCTGACCGGCTCGTCGCTCTGGGACGGCGTCGCCTCGGTGGTGATCGGCCTGCTGCTGCTCGGGGTCGCGCTCAACCTCATCCGCACCAACGTGTCCCTGCTGATCGGGCAGGCGGCACCTGTGCGGATGGAGCAGGAGATCAGAGCCGAGCTGCTCGCCCAGCCCGAGGTCGACGCCGTGGTGGAACTGCTCACCATGATGCTGGGGCCGAGCGAGGTGCTGGTCGCCGCCCGCGTCGACTTCGCCGACGACACCACGGGAGCCGCCCTGGAACGGGCCGCCGACCAGGTGGAACGCAGGCTCGGTGAGCGTTTCCCGTCGATCTCGCAGGTGTTCCTCGACCCGACCCCCGGAAGGTCAGCCCAGGGTCGCCGGATGGTCGGTGACGACGCAGACCGCGACGCCTGA
- a CDS encoding 4'-phosphopantetheinyl transferase family protein: MRDCLVMAGATDEIHTPADMDLLTGIERDRAAKFLRESDRRDFVAAHLLVRRCAAKVVGVPEDRLTLLQHCDRCGPGHGKPYLAEVPELGVSLSHCNGYVCAAVGPGRVGVDAERVPGGPLDEALVTHALAPVERPLVRDNEALIRFWVRKEALIKRGELTMDDLRTTDLSELPLDGDGLRRLEWEGRHLLEWRTGSGVAVCVVTDHPATLG, encoded by the coding sequence ATGCGCGATTGTCTGGTGATGGCCGGCGCCACCGACGAGATCCACACCCCCGCCGACATGGATCTCCTGACCGGGATCGAGCGTGACCGCGCGGCGAAGTTCCTCCGGGAGAGCGACCGGCGTGACTTCGTGGCGGCCCACCTGCTGGTACGGCGGTGCGCGGCCAAGGTCGTCGGCGTTCCCGAGGACCGGCTGACACTGCTCCAGCACTGCGACCGCTGCGGGCCCGGGCACGGCAAGCCGTACCTCGCCGAGGTTCCCGAGCTCGGCGTCAGCCTGAGCCACTGCAACGGCTACGTCTGCGCGGCGGTGGGCCCGGGACGGGTCGGCGTGGACGCCGAGCGCGTCCCCGGGGGCCCGCTTGACGAGGCCCTGGTGACGCACGCCCTGGCCCCGGTGGAAAGACCCCTGGTCCGCGACAACGAGGCACTGATCCGCTTCTGGGTCCGCAAGGAGGCGCTCATCAAACGGGGTGAGCTCACCATGGACGACCTGCGCACGACGGACCTGTCCGAGCTCCCCCTCGACGGGGACGGACTCCGCCGTCTGGAGTGGGAGGGCAGGCACCTGCTGGAATGGCGGACCGGCTCAGGCGTCGCGGTCTGCGTCGTCACCGACCATCCGGCGACCCTGGGCTGA
- a CDS encoding aminopeptidase P family protein, which translates to MTDKLNTGSHDLPVSEALASFMETGWADTRRDGLTALPLASYTAKRRAALAARFPGERLIIPSGTLKSRSNDSDYRFRAHSAFTYLTGDQEPDNVLVIEPSGSATLFLRPRSPRSAPGTAGQEFYRDRRYGEFWVGRRPDLAEAEALYLIDCAATDRLDEVLGGPARVLRGVDASVDARVAPHDGDGELEVFLSEMRLIKDEWEIAELQFSVDATTRGFEDVVRALPAALAHRRGERYLEGVFGLRARLEGNAVGYDSIVASGAHACVLHWIRNDGRLNGDDLLLLDAGVETDNLYTADITRTLPLSGRFSPVQRQVYELVYEAQSAAIAVLKPGARFRDFHRTAMRVIAEGLYDWGVLKIGPDEAMETDSGLYRRYTLCSSGHMLGMDLHDCARARSEVYLDGVLEEGQVLTVEPGLYLQPDDLTLPPELRGIGVRIEDDLVITADGARLMSAGLPRHPDEIEGWLGALSA; encoded by the coding sequence ATGACCGACAAGCTCAACACCGGCAGCCACGACCTTCCGGTCTCCGAGGCCCTCGCCTCGTTCATGGAGACCGGCTGGGCCGACACCCGCCGCGACGGCCTGACCGCGCTGCCGCTGGCCTCCTACACCGCCAAGCGCCGCGCCGCGCTCGCCGCACGCTTCCCCGGCGAGCGGCTGATCATCCCCTCCGGCACGCTCAAGTCCCGCAGCAACGACAGCGACTACCGGTTCCGGGCGCACAGCGCGTTCACCTACCTCACCGGCGATCAGGAACCGGACAACGTCCTGGTCATCGAACCGTCCGGATCCGCCACCCTGTTCCTGCGACCGCGCTCGCCGCGCTCGGCGCCCGGAACGGCCGGGCAGGAGTTCTACCGGGACCGCCGCTACGGCGAGTTCTGGGTGGGCCGCCGCCCCGACCTGGCCGAGGCGGAGGCGCTCTACCTGATCGACTGCGCGGCCACCGACCGGCTCGACGAGGTGCTCGGCGGACCCGCACGGGTGCTGCGCGGGGTGGACGCCTCGGTGGACGCCCGGGTCGCACCGCACGACGGGGACGGCGAACTGGAGGTGTTCCTCTCCGAGATGCGGCTGATCAAGGACGAATGGGAGATCGCCGAGCTGCAGTTCTCGGTGGACGCGACCACGCGCGGGTTCGAGGACGTGGTGCGGGCGCTGCCCGCGGCGCTGGCCCACCGGCGCGGCGAGCGCTACCTGGAAGGGGTCTTCGGTCTCCGGGCCCGCCTGGAGGGCAACGCGGTCGGCTACGACAGCATCGTGGCCTCCGGTGCCCACGCGTGCGTGCTGCACTGGATCCGCAACGACGGGCGGCTGAACGGCGACGACCTGCTGCTGCTCGACGCGGGTGTGGAGACCGACAACCTCTACACCGCCGACATCACCAGGACACTGCCGCTCTCCGGCCGGTTCAGCCCGGTCCAGCGCCAGGTCTACGAGCTGGTCTACGAGGCCCAGAGCGCGGCCATCGCCGTCCTGAAGCCCGGCGCGAGGTTCCGCGACTTCCACCGGACGGCCATGCGGGTCATCGCCGAGGGCCTGTACGACTGGGGTGTGCTGAAGATCGGCCCCGATGAGGCGATGGAGACCGACAGCGGGCTGTACCGCCGCTACACCCTGTGCAGCAGCGGCCACATGCTCGGCATGGACCTCCACGACTGCGCCAGGGCCCGCTCGGAGGTCTACCTGGACGGCGTGCTGGAGGAGGGCCAGGTGCTCACCGTCGAACCCGGCCTCTACCTCCAGCCGGACGACCTGACCCTCCCGCCGGAGCTGCGCGGCATCGGGGTGCGCATCGAGGACGATCTCGTCATCACCGCCGACGGCGCCCGCCTGATGTCGGCCGGGCTGCCCCGCCACCCCGACGAGATCGAGGGCTGGTTGGGCGCGCTCTCCGCCTGA
- a CDS encoding ABC transporter substrate-binding protein, which yields MTIASTSCRRTAAVVLLALAVTSCASDKATGGAPTAPAVGGDGVKTGPGVTADTITLGLMTDLTGPYASFGKSLTQAQQLYFEQVNADGGVCGRKLAAIVRDHGYDAQKAVAAYTEIAPKSVAIAHFIGSPMVVALKQRIEADQLLTIPMAWATGLLGSKAIQVTATTYDVDMINGVDFLVKEKGLKSGDKIGHLYFEGDYGESALNGSKYAAEKLGLKLVEQKIKATDQDMSAQVAAFKAEGVKAVLVSVGPKQTASLVGVSLAKGMDVPFVGSNSAYSPQLLPTPAGPALLKDFYYITGGAPISAPLPAMKKLAEDYTAKYPGQVIDSGVATGYSAAAIVVDALKKACQGKDLSRAAVVAAHRTQSSWGGDYGTVMDFSVFDKPASRSSFVLKPDKEALGGAVIFKEAAISDLAKDYPVPVG from the coding sequence ATGACAATCGCAAGCACCTCCTGCCGGCGGACCGCGGCGGTGGTCCTCCTGGCCCTGGCGGTCACCTCGTGTGCCAGCGACAAGGCCACCGGGGGCGCCCCCACCGCACCGGCCGTCGGTGGCGACGGGGTGAAAACCGGCCCCGGCGTCACCGCCGACACGATCACCCTGGGGCTCATGACCGACCTCACCGGCCCCTACGCCTCGTTCGGAAAGAGCCTGACCCAGGCGCAGCAGCTCTACTTCGAGCAGGTCAACGCGGATGGCGGGGTGTGCGGCCGCAAGCTCGCGGCCATCGTGCGCGACCACGGTTACGACGCGCAGAAGGCCGTCGCCGCCTACACCGAGATCGCCCCGAAGTCCGTGGCGATCGCCCACTTCATCGGCTCTCCCATGGTCGTCGCGCTCAAGCAGCGCATCGAGGCCGACCAGTTGCTGACCATCCCGATGGCCTGGGCGACCGGGCTGCTGGGCAGCAAGGCCATCCAGGTCACCGCCACCACCTACGACGTCGACATGATCAACGGAGTGGACTTCCTGGTCAAGGAGAAGGGCCTCAAGTCCGGGGACAAGATCGGCCACCTGTACTTCGAGGGAGACTACGGCGAGAGCGCGCTGAACGGCTCCAAGTACGCCGCGGAGAAGCTCGGCCTGAAGCTCGTGGAGCAGAAGATCAAGGCGACCGACCAGGACATGAGCGCCCAGGTGGCCGCCTTCAAGGCCGAGGGGGTCAAGGCCGTGCTGGTCTCGGTCGGCCCCAAGCAGACGGCCTCGCTCGTCGGCGTCTCGCTGGCCAAGGGTATGGACGTGCCGTTCGTCGGCAGCAACTCGGCCTACTCCCCGCAGTTGCTGCCCACCCCGGCCGGCCCCGCCCTGCTCAAGGACTTCTACTACATAACCGGCGGCGCCCCGATCAGCGCCCCGCTCCCGGCCATGAAGAAGCTGGCGGAGGACTACACGGCGAAGTATCCCGGCCAGGTCATCGACAGCGGGGTCGCCACGGGCTACTCGGCGGCGGCGATCGTCGTCGACGCGCTGAAGAAGGCCTGCCAGGGCAAGGACCTGAGCCGCGCCGCCGTCGTCGCGGCCCACCGCACCCAGTCCTCCTGGGGCGGCGACTACGGCACGGTGATGGACTTCAGCGTGTTCGACAAGCCCGCCTCGCGCTCCTCCTTCGTCCTCAAGCCGGACAAGGAGGCGCTCGGCGGTGCCGTGATCTTCAAGGAGGCGGCGATCTCCGATCTGGCCAAGGACTACCCGGTGCCGGTCGGCTGA
- a CDS encoding branched-chain amino acid ABC transporter permease: MSDRWAKVLTWSAVLAVAVAVPFYLEGFWLQAGLFSMSAAVGAIGINLLTGATGQLSMGHAFFLAVGSYSYVYFSSAPEHGLGGLGLPTPVAAVLAVLAAGVAGGVFSPIAGRLKGAYLGIATLALIFLGQHLLFNAAPVTGGYNGRPVPPMELFGLVFADSPALVVARVPFGALERLWFLGLAVLVGAALFARGVLAGRPGRAMNTIRDHEIAAGVMGVPVARYRAGVFVLSSMYGGLAGVLLALVFQRTVPEYFGILLSLDYLAMIVIGGLGSVAGAVIGAVFVSLLPQLLTRYSDALPLVAEPGAGGVSPAEAARILYGAAVVVIVLFLPGGLVSLTGRLRHGVNRRIASLSAARQPSPNPSPRHKEST, encoded by the coding sequence GTGTCTGACAGATGGGCGAAAGTCCTCACCTGGTCGGCGGTCCTGGCCGTGGCGGTGGCCGTGCCGTTCTATCTGGAGGGCTTCTGGCTGCAGGCGGGGCTCTTCTCGATGTCGGCGGCCGTGGGGGCGATCGGCATCAACCTGCTGACCGGTGCCACCGGCCAGCTGTCCATGGGACACGCGTTCTTCCTCGCGGTCGGGTCCTACTCCTACGTCTACTTCTCCTCCGCTCCCGAGCACGGCCTGGGCGGCCTGGGCCTGCCCACCCCCGTCGCGGCGGTGCTGGCGGTGCTCGCCGCGGGCGTCGCCGGGGGCGTGTTCAGCCCGATCGCCGGCCGGCTGAAGGGGGCCTACCTCGGCATCGCCACCCTCGCGCTGATCTTCCTCGGCCAGCATCTGCTGTTCAACGCCGCGCCCGTGACGGGCGGCTACAACGGCCGTCCGGTCCCGCCCATGGAGCTGTTCGGGCTCGTCTTCGCCGACTCCCCCGCGCTCGTGGTGGCCCGGGTGCCGTTCGGCGCGCTGGAACGGCTGTGGTTCCTCGGCCTGGCGGTCCTGGTCGGTGCGGCGCTGTTCGCCCGCGGAGTGCTCGCCGGGCGCCCGGGACGGGCCATGAACACCATCCGGGACCACGAGATCGCGGCCGGGGTGATGGGCGTCCCGGTGGCCCGCTACCGCGCCGGGGTGTTCGTGCTGTCGTCGATGTACGGCGGGCTGGCCGGCGTCCTGCTCGCCCTGGTCTTCCAGCGGACCGTGCCGGAGTACTTCGGCATCCTGCTCTCCCTCGACTACCTCGCCATGATCGTCATCGGCGGGCTGGGCTCGGTCGCGGGCGCGGTGATCGGCGCCGTCTTCGTCTCGCTGCTGCCGCAACTGCTGACCCGCTACAGCGACGCCCTCCCACTGGTGGCCGAACCGGGCGCGGGCGGCGTCTCCCCCGCCGAGGCCGCCCGGATCCTGTACGGCGCGGCCGTCGTCGTCATCGTCCTCTTCCTGCCGGGCGGTCTGGTCAGCCTGACCGGCCGGCTGCGCCACGGCGTGAACCGCCGGATCGCGTCCCTGTCCGCGGCGAGGCAGCCCTCTCCGAACCCGTCCCCCCGACACAAGGAATCGACATGA
- a CDS encoding branched-chain amino acid ABC transporter permease has product MITFLELLANGISVGAVYALIALGFVIIFKATEVVNFAHASLLLAGGFVVAKLHPVIGFWAALLLGVAGAAVLGALIEFLIIRRANASSHSVLAIVTIGVDIVLTTELTRQIGTDVLALGDPWRDRVVHLGAVGIAETRLVALGVAAALITVFLLAFKYTGWGVAMRATAEDPETAALMGVRRGRVSMGAWAVAGGLAAVAALFLCVFPTPGLDRSTTFAAMKAFPAAILGGLDSTTGALAGGLIIGVTETLMSGYQNDLTFLGRGVGDVAPFLVMIVVLLIRPAGLFGTRELARV; this is encoded by the coding sequence GTGATCACTTTCCTGGAGCTTCTGGCGAACGGGATCTCCGTCGGCGCGGTGTACGCGCTGATCGCACTCGGATTCGTCATCATCTTCAAGGCGACCGAGGTGGTCAACTTCGCCCACGCCTCGCTGCTGCTGGCCGGCGGCTTCGTCGTCGCGAAACTGCATCCGGTGATCGGTTTCTGGGCCGCCCTCCTGCTCGGCGTCGCCGGGGCGGCCGTGCTGGGCGCCCTGATCGAGTTTCTGATCATCCGCCGGGCGAACGCCTCCTCCCACAGCGTCCTCGCGATCGTGACGATCGGCGTCGACATCGTGCTGACCACCGAGCTGACCCGGCAGATCGGCACCGACGTGCTCGCCCTGGGCGACCCGTGGCGTGACCGGGTGGTGCATCTGGGGGCCGTCGGCATCGCGGAGACCCGGCTCGTCGCGCTCGGCGTCGCGGCCGCCCTCATCACCGTGTTCCTGCTCGCGTTCAAGTACACCGGCTGGGGTGTCGCCATGCGCGCCACCGCCGAAGACCCCGAGACCGCCGCGCTGATGGGCGTGCGGCGCGGCCGGGTGTCGATGGGGGCCTGGGCGGTCGCCGGGGGCCTGGCCGCCGTCGCCGCGCTCTTCCTGTGCGTGTTCCCCACGCCGGGTCTGGACCGCAGCACGACGTTCGCCGCCATGAAGGCGTTCCCCGCGGCGATCCTCGGCGGCCTGGACTCCACCACGGGGGCACTGGCGGGCGGTCTGATCATCGGGGTCACCGAGACCCTGATGAGCGGCTATCAGAACGACCTGACCTTCCTCGGCAGGGGCGTCGGCGACGTCGCGCCGTTCCTCGTGATGATCGTGGTCCTGCTGATCCGGCCCGCCGGGCTGTTCGGGACGAGGGAGCTGGCACGTGTCTGA